One window of Ziziphus jujuba cultivar Dongzao chromosome 5, ASM3175591v1 genomic DNA carries:
- the LOC107421690 gene encoding nuclear speckle RNA-binding protein B, producing MDSSDYPTSAGRSPRKELLGPRPTPLRIHKDSHKIKKPPVVPQPSKPPANQPPRQPVIIYTVSPKVIHTNPSDFMSLVQRLTGLSSSSSEATSAAGTSNNNNPFNDNNNNAGAISPAARYSMIEKARPSPRDQVKISSGQKFVEGMEVDGHDHLYHHHHHHLDNVTESSKGLFPGILSPGPASLPPVAPPNFFSPPSDSFFHDLSPVIHGINRNFMEGSFMSSPSYFASPTPPFDLFNNFPEL from the coding sequence ATGGATTCCTCAGACTATCCCACATCTGCAGGAAGATCCCCAAGAAAAGAGCTTCTAGGTCCACGTCCTACTCCTCTCAGAATCCACAAAGATTCCCACAAGATCAAGAAACCTCCGGTTGTTCCGCAACCCTCCAAACCTCCGGCCAACCAGCCGCCTCGCCAGCCGGTCATAATCTATACCGTGTCCCCCAAGGTAATCCACACAAACCCTAGCGATTTCATGAGCTTGGTGCAACGCCTCACCGGATTGTCATCGTCGTCATCGGAGGCCACCTCCGCCGCCGGAActagtaataacaataaccctttcaatgataataacaacaacgCCGGGGCCATATCGCCGGCGGCGCGTTATAGTATGATAGAAAAGGCTAGGCCTTCACCTCGTGATCAAGTGAAGATTAGTAGTGGACAGAAATTTGTGGAAGGAATGGAAGTGGACGGTCATGATCatctttatcatcatcatcatcatcatcttgatAATGTTACTGAATCATCAAAGGGTTTGTTTCCAGGGATATTGTCACCGGGACCGGCTTCGCTACCGCCGGTTGCGCCGCCGAACTTCTTCTCTCCACCATCTGATAGTTTCTTTCATGATTTGAGTCCTGTGATTCATGGGATTAATAGGAATTTCATGGAAGGTAGTTTTATGTCTAGTCCTTCATATTTTGCTTCCCCTACTCCTCCATTTGACTTATTCAACAATTTCCCTGAATTGTAA